The Calothrix sp. PCC 7507 DNA segment TAGAAAGAGGATTAAGTAGTTCTAAACCTAAATACACAAACATCATAATTATTAACAAGTGGTAATACTTCAGATAAAATTGTTTTTTGTTCGTCCAAATTGCTACTACCCAGTTTTGATAATAACTCAAAATATATTGGGAAGCTTCTTTGGTTCCAAATTACACTAACCACGAACAGATTGATACAACCCCAATTTGTACGGTCAATTGCTAGATAATTAAGAATATCAGACAACCGATAAACGACACATAACTCAAATCTCTCCATTGACTTGCATTTTATGAACCTCATCTGCTAGCTCTTGACGACTTTGATCGTCCAGCTTGTCAATAGCCAACATACCCATGAGAATAACTTCTTTCAGTGTTAACCGTGTCGAATGTGCCTGTTTTTGCACAATCTCCTTAATAATTGGACTGACACCGATCGCTGTACTAGCTCTAGCCACAAAATAAGAGGGGAAAATTAATAACTTCGCCTAAATCTTAGCACTTCCCACCATTTCTTCTATATAACCTTAGTACTGAATTTAAGCTGCTAAGACTTATTTTTATACGTTTAAGCATAAATACTAAATTTTTATAGCAGATCATATTAACAGAGGCGAAGACTATTCTCCTACTCCTGCAAAATCTCCACTAAGTATTCAATGATCACAGTTTTTATGATTAACGTATTTATTTACACAACCTAATAGTAATGCTCGTCACACTACATAATAGGACTTACGCAAGTGTCATATTTTTTTCGTTTAGATTGTCAAGAGTCAAGAGTCCAAAAAACCTCGACTTTTGACCCTTGACCCTTGACCCTTGACTCTTATACGAGAAGATAAGTATGCTAGTTGCGTAAGTCCTACATAATTACAGCAGGCTTTGACGACAAATTTAGTAGTGAAAAGTTGTAGAATTAGTAAAATCTGTACTGTCAGTGGAAGTATGTTAAATGATTATACCAATTCTGGAAAATACGGCAATATATTCAAACCCGAAAACCTAGATTAAATTTGACTTTCTTAAGTATGAAGCATGAATTGCGAATTACGGATTGGTATTAGATTTGTCTACCACTAAGTAAAGATTATCACTGTTCTCTATCTAGTGAAACACACCCTTGATTGGGTTCTCAGAATTCAGAATTCAGGAGAATTCAATATTCTGCCTCCTGACCCCTTTGAGGAAAGGTGTACTTCATTCATTTGAAAATTGCTATAGCTTTAAAGAAATTGTAAATTATCAAATTGAGTTCCGTGAACCTACTTTACAGACCTAGACAGTCTAAATCAGAATAATAACTGAGTAGAAGTAAAATCTTCCTGAATTGAGTTAGTTACAGCTGTCATAGGTAAAAGTAATGAGTATAGGAGAGAGAAAGCGATGAGGGACCCTTATCTGTTGGCAGCAGGCTTGTTAACAGGATTGGCCATACCAGCATCGGCTCTTCCACAGATGTCGATTATTCTGTCAGAGAATTCTCGAATCCAGTGGGATTTAAAACAAGGTTCGCAGCCAACAGCAAGTGAAAATCTCCCCAGCGTTGATGTCTCCTTACCAGAATTCAGTCAGCAGGCTGTAAAGCCTCTAGCAGATTCGCACCCAATATTAGGGCAGAGTATTATTCCTAGTGTTGACGTTTCCTTACCAGAATTCAGTCAGCGCGAATTACTAGCACCAACCGAATCATCATTTAACCCCAGTTTCCAAGGCTCGAATCCTATACTGACATCCGGAAGTCAACTTTACTACCAAAGATTAGCAGCCCTGAAAACAGGCCAGACTTCTAAACGCGTAGATGAAGATAGCTTGCAATCGTTGTGGGAATCGGGTAAGAAACATCAACTAACTTATGAGGACTGGAAAGCTTTATTAGCTTTAGAAGCCAAAGCGATCGCTCTTGAGCATGGTGCAAATAGGCTGAATATTTTAGTGGGGGATTCTTTAAGCTTGTGGTTTCCTCAAGGAAAATTACCATCTGGTAAATTGTGGTTAAACCAGGGAATATCTGGAGATACTTCTGGCGGCGTTTTAAAAAGATTGGCAGCATTTTCAGCTACCCACCCTGATGTCATATATGTCATGGCGGGGATTAACGACTTACGTAAAGGTGTTAGTGATCAAGTGATTTTGTTGAATCATCGCCGGATTATCCGCAGTTTACGGCAAACTCACCCCAAGGCAAAGATTATTATCCAATCAATTCTGCCTACTCGCCTAGAGAAAATTCCCAACAAAAGGATTCGCCATCTCAATGCACAACTAGCCCTGATAGCCAAACAAGAAAAAGCTAATTATCTAGATATCTACAGTTGGTTTACAGATTTTGAAGGCAATTTACGTTTTGACTTAACCACAGACGGGTTACATTTATCACCAGACGGGTATGATGTTTGGCGAGCGGTAATACAGCAAATAGAATTAAAGCTCTCTAAACGTGATAATTAAGCGATCGCCACTTTAGATTGATGATTTATGGATCTCACTGATAGCGATACCATCGCCATCCGTTATGTAATTGAACACCAACTGGCAGCTTTTCTCAAGGACGATCAGCTAAGTGCTTTTGCCTGTGCTAGTCCGGGGATTCAAGTACAGTTCCGCAACCCAGCAAATTTTATACAGATGGTGAAGATCAGCTACCCGGCTGTATACCGTCCTCGTTCTGTTCTATTTGAAGAGATGACAATGATTCAAGGCAATATCACCCAACCAGTGTTATTACTTGGGCCTGATGGAGTTCCTGTAAGAGCATTATACTTAATGGAAAAACAGCCTGATACCACCTGGCGGATTAATGGTTGTTTTTTAGTTCCTATAGAAGCAGAAATTAGCTAATTTTGGCAACAGGGAGATGCGGGAGACAAATGACCAATGACAAATAGATTATGCTTTAGTTTTTAAAGGTTCCCGGTTTAAAACTTGATTTAACTTACCGCTGCGATAACCCTCTAAATCTAGAGTGACGTAGATAAATCCAAATTCTTGAAAAGCAGCCACTACTTTTTGTAAATCCATCGTCAGCACAAACTCTTTGATTTGTTCTGGTGACAACTCAATACGTGCTGTATCCCCTTCAGAACGCACGCGTAAATTTTGTAACCCCAGCTTTCGCAGATAAATTTCCGCTCTACCAACTCGCTGTAATTTAGCGATCGTAATCTCTTCACCGTAGGGAAAGCGAGAACTCAAACAAGGTTGGGCAGGTTTATCCCACCAAGGTAAACCGAGTTGTTGTGAAAGTTGGCGGACTTCCATTTTAGTAACACCGACTTCTGCCAGAGGCGATCGCGCACCTCTTTCTTTAGCCGCCTGAATTCCTGGCCGATAATCGTGTAAATCATCAGCATTCACCCCATCCACTACATAGGGATAACCAAACTCCAAAGCCAAGGGTTTGAGGGTGTCATGTAATTCACTTTTGCAGAAATAACAGCGGTTGACAGGGTTGGAGGTGTAATTAGGATTGTCCATCTCATGCGTCTGAACGATTTTATGGAGAATCCCCATAGTTGCTGCTTGAATTTTGGCGTCTTCCAGTTCTTCTGGTAACAGCGAAGGCGAAACAGCAGTCACAGCCAAAGCGCGATCGCCCAAAACATCATAAGCAATCTTCGCCACCAAAGTACTATCAACACCCCCAGAGTAAGCTATTAGCGCTTGCTCCATTTG contains these protein-coding regions:
- a CDS encoding DUF4864 domain-containing protein — translated: MDLTDSDTIAIRYVIEHQLAAFLKDDQLSAFACASPGIQVQFRNPANFIQMVKISYPAVYRPRSVLFEEMTMIQGNITQPVLLLGPDGVPVRALYLMEKQPDTTWRINGCFLVPIEAEIS
- the larE gene encoding ATP-dependent sacrificial sulfur transferase LarE: MTTLTKKLEQLKVIFAQMEQALIAYSGGVDSTLVAKIAYDVLGDRALAVTAVSPSLLPEELEDAKIQAATMGILHKIVQTHEMDNPNYTSNPVNRCYFCKSELHDTLKPLALEFGYPYVVDGVNADDLHDYRPGIQAAKERGARSPLAEVGVTKMEVRQLSQQLGLPWWDKPAQPCLSSRFPYGEEITIAKLQRVGRAEIYLRKLGLQNLRVRSEGDTARIELSPEQIKEFVLTMDLQKVVAAFQEFGFIYVTLDLEGYRSGKLNQVLNREPLKTKA
- a CDS encoding SGNH/GDSL hydrolase family protein gives rise to the protein MRDPYLLAAGLLTGLAIPASALPQMSIILSENSRIQWDLKQGSQPTASENLPSVDVSLPEFSQQAVKPLADSHPILGQSIIPSVDVSLPEFSQRELLAPTESSFNPSFQGSNPILTSGSQLYYQRLAALKTGQTSKRVDEDSLQSLWESGKKHQLTYEDWKALLALEAKAIALEHGANRLNILVGDSLSLWFPQGKLPSGKLWLNQGISGDTSGGVLKRLAAFSATHPDVIYVMAGINDLRKGVSDQVILLNHRRIIRSLRQTHPKAKIIIQSILPTRLEKIPNKRIRHLNAQLALIAKQEKANYLDIYSWFTDFEGNLRFDLTTDGLHLSPDGYDVWRAVIQQIELKLSKRDN